In Parabacteroides timonensis, the genomic stretch ACCCAAAGCAGTTATCGACTTTATCCGCACGCATCACGGATTGGGTAAAGCAAAATATTTCTATAACTCATTCAAAAATCAATATCCCGACAGGGAAATCGACGAAGAGACATTTACCTATCCGGGGCCGAACCCATTCTCTAAAGAAACAGCCATATTAATGATGGCCGATTCAGTAGAAGCAGCTTCCCGTAGTCTGAAAGAACATACGGAAGAAAGCATCAAACAACTGGTGGATAAAATCATCGACGGACAAATTGCAGACGGACTACTGAAAAGTGCCCCCCTGACTTTCCGGGATGTGGAAATGATTAAAAGCGTCTTTGTTGACAAACTAAAGACTATGTTCCATACACGTATCAGCTATCCGGACCTGAAGAAATAGTATCCAATAATCCGCCACAAGCATCTTCCAGTAAATCCAATACAAGTTCAAAACCCGTGGCACCACCGTAATACGGGTCGGGCACATAGTCGTACAATTTATTACGGCTATATTCCGTCATCTGGTGGATCTTAGCTACGGATTCCAGGTCGGGAGCTTTGTGTTTCAGATCATCCACATTCCGGTCATCCATACCGATGATCAGGTCGAAGTCATAGAAATCCGTCGTACGGACAGGGCGTGAGATAGAGTCTAGCACGTATCCTCGCCGGGCAGCATGCGCCCGCATACGTTCATCAGCCCGTTCACCTTCATGATAGCCCATAATACCGGCCGAATCTATTTCGATCTGCTTCTCCAGACCCGCATCCTTCACCAGTTTCTTCATCACTGCCTCGGCAGAGGGGGAACGACAAATATTCCCAAGACATACAAATAACAATCTTATCTTTTCTTGTTTCATAACAATGATATTATCTTTTAGAACAAAAACATCCGTCTTACTTCGAGCGAACCGTCTTGCCATACGATTGTCAAAGTTCTGCCATCAGTGTGGCAAGACTGTGCCATGCTAATGGCAAGAGAGTGCCATCCTGTTGGCAAAGCTGTGCCATGCCGTTGGCAAAACCTAGTCGTTGCAACAACACAGCATTGTGACTTCCTTAAGCCGGATCTACATCGTAGTGTACCAGCAATTGTTTAAAAGGAAGATAACGTTGCATTTCCGAATGAATAGCCTCCAGTATTTCCCTGACCGGAGCAATCGCTGCCGCTATTTCGATTTTTAATACAATCTTTTTAATATG encodes the following:
- a CDS encoding low molecular weight protein-tyrosine-phosphatase: MKQEKIRLLFVCLGNICRSPSAEAVMKKLVKDAGLEKQIEIDSAGIMGYHEGERADERMRAHAARRGYVLDSISRPVRTTDFYDFDLIIGMDDRNVDDLKHKAPDLESVAKIHQMTEYSRNKLYDYVPDPYYGGATGFELVLDLLEDACGGLLDTISSGPDS